The Rhizobium sp. BT03 genome has a window encoding:
- a CDS encoding tetratricopeptide repeat protein: MPIPTARLLKFILASMAALVAAGPAVVSAQASDSVISQPGSAPASTFRTGRPSGPDVRPSDGVGVFDRMGAKLPDLPPEKDYKGPIDEAYGAFQRGYYLTAMDKALPRAQLGDAAAQTLIGEILSQGLGVKKDAKNAAFWYGKAAEGGDAAAMFKYALILMEGEGVPRDKVKADDYMRKAAEAGNPSAEFNWAQLLIADNPGEKGLKLALPFYEKSAEQGIADSQYAVAQIYATLKDLPEEKKQLAREWMVRAARAGFDTAQLDLGIWLVNGVGGPKDYVKGFEWLKLAANGGNVAAQNKLAHLYINAIGTAPDPIEAAKWYVLSRRAGLADPSLEDFYLGIEDDQQKAAIDAANKFRRR, from the coding sequence ATGCCGATCCCGACCGCCCGCCTGTTGAAATTTATCCTTGCCAGCATGGCCGCCCTCGTTGCGGCCGGGCCGGCTGTCGTCTCGGCGCAAGCTAGCGACAGCGTCATCAGTCAGCCGGGCTCAGCGCCGGCTTCGACCTTCCGCACCGGCCGGCCCTCCGGCCCCGATGTGCGGCCCTCCGATGGTGTCGGCGTGTTCGACCGCATGGGTGCTAAACTGCCGGACCTGCCGCCGGAGAAGGATTACAAGGGACCCATCGACGAGGCTTACGGCGCCTTCCAGCGCGGTTATTACCTGACGGCAATGGACAAGGCGCTGCCGCGCGCCCAGCTCGGCGATGCCGCGGCGCAGACGCTGATTGGCGAAATCCTCTCGCAGGGGCTCGGTGTCAAGAAGGACGCGAAGAATGCCGCCTTCTGGTACGGCAAGGCGGCCGAAGGCGGCGATGCGGCGGCAATGTTCAAATATGCGCTGATCCTGATGGAAGGCGAGGGCGTACCGCGTGACAAGGTCAAGGCCGACGACTACATGCGCAAGGCGGCCGAGGCCGGCAATCCTTCGGCGGAATTCAACTGGGCGCAGCTTCTCATCGCCGACAATCCCGGCGAGAAGGGGCTGAAGCTCGCGCTGCCGTTCTACGAGAAATCGGCCGAGCAGGGCATTGCCGATTCACAATATGCCGTGGCGCAGATCTATGCGACGCTGAAGGACCTGCCTGAGGAAAAGAAGCAGCTTGCCCGTGAATGGATGGTACGTGCGGCGCGCGCCGGTTTCGACACAGCTCAGCTCGATCTCGGCATCTGGCTCGTCAACGGCGTCGGCGGGCCGAAGGATTACGTCAAGGGCTTCGAATGGCTGAAACTTGCCGCCAATGGCGGCAACGTCGCGGCACAGAACAAGCTCGCCCATCTTTATATCAACGCCATCGGCACGGCGCCCGATCCAATCGAGGCGGCGAAATGGTACGTCCTGTCGCGCCGGGCAGGCCTCGCCGATCCGTCGCTCGAGGATTTCTATCTCGGCATCGAGGACGATCAGCAGAAAGCGGCGATCGACGCCGCCAACAAATTCCGGCGGCGATAA
- a CDS encoding chemotaxis protein yields the protein MAHALVSPIAAAHTSGRDIGRTLESARSRVEERFLEGGTVLLSVMDVLNRLLNSLESVTAALDNGESSDTGADLRATVQSLTALPVTEENRQQALLSLAQTGRELRKHVSDMQETMRYLRTFAVTVKITGAGIAEFAGFAQEILERIYSGTDEVNRFATHLDSLDKEVKLAASFGASVSKGYADTVPAVAAALRDDAAKIAEHRKHLGVIAREVGAIARGVQSKVASTLSALQIGDITRQRIEHVQATLSLLEEFFAGEEGAKLDAGARKRLQNVVHHLTAAQMSDMCANFQRESENVVTTIASFDHDMREILKLRDQMSGASGESGGNFMRALESSVSAAHEIVQQVDTASRQADQVSQSTIGTAAKLSEAIANIRAVKTDIHYMALNTNLRCSRLGEEGRSINVVTAELRIFAGKLDESADAIVTGLPVLEAAAGRIAPAIDAGAGGLGESLTSAVGNIHSAADVMENELKVLAENGREVAAKIGLLIGKLDFQRDLGEVFARCAQVLDEAAGTEVADISDLTEVIAPLDRKIFKHYTMVQERSIHRDIIPASEDSAPAPAPAEPAKVESDEDLFADALF from the coding sequence TTGGCACACGCTCTGGTATCGCCGATCGCTGCAGCCCACACATCCGGCCGGGACATCGGCCGCACCCTGGAATCGGCTCGCAGCCGGGTCGAGGAACGTTTTCTGGAAGGCGGCACCGTGCTGCTCTCGGTGATGGATGTTCTCAACCGCCTGTTGAATTCTCTCGAGAGTGTCACCGCGGCGCTCGACAATGGCGAGTCGAGCGATACCGGCGCCGATCTCCGAGCCACGGTTCAGAGCCTGACGGCGCTGCCGGTCACCGAAGAAAACCGTCAGCAGGCACTCCTCTCGCTGGCGCAGACCGGCAGGGAACTACGCAAGCACGTCTCCGACATGCAGGAGACAATGCGTTATCTCAGAACTTTCGCCGTGACCGTGAAGATCACCGGCGCCGGCATTGCCGAATTCGCCGGCTTCGCACAGGAGATCCTGGAACGAATCTATTCCGGCACCGATGAGGTCAACCGTTTCGCCACCCATCTCGACAGTCTCGACAAGGAGGTCAAACTCGCGGCCTCCTTCGGTGCCAGTGTCTCCAAGGGTTACGCCGATACCGTTCCGGCCGTCGCCGCCGCCCTGCGCGACGATGCCGCCAAGATCGCAGAACACCGCAAGCATCTCGGCGTCATCGCCCGCGAGGTCGGCGCAATCGCACGCGGCGTCCAGAGCAAGGTCGCCTCGACGCTGTCTGCCCTGCAGATCGGCGATATCACCCGTCAGCGCATCGAGCATGTGCAGGCCACCCTTTCGCTGCTTGAGGAATTCTTTGCAGGCGAGGAGGGCGCGAAGCTCGATGCCGGCGCGCGCAAGCGTCTGCAGAATGTCGTTCACCACCTGACCGCGGCGCAGATGAGCGACATGTGCGCCAATTTCCAGCGGGAATCGGAAAACGTCGTCACCACGATCGCCAGTTTCGATCACGACATGCGGGAGATCCTCAAGCTGCGCGACCAGATGAGCGGCGCAAGCGGCGAATCCGGCGGCAATTTCATGCGCGCGCTGGAATCCAGCGTTTCGGCCGCCCACGAAATCGTCCAGCAGGTCGACACGGCAAGCCGGCAGGCCGACCAGGTGAGCCAGTCAACGATCGGCACGGCCGCCAAGCTCTCCGAAGCGATCGCCAATATCCGCGCCGTTAAGACCGACATCCATTATATGGCTTTGAACACCAACCTGCGCTGCAGCCGTCTCGGCGAGGAAGGCAGGTCGATCAACGTCGTCACGGCCGAGCTGCGCATTTTCGCCGGCAAGCTCGACGAATCCGCCGATGCCATCGTCACCGGCCTGCCGGTGCTCGAAGCCGCTGCCGGACGCATCGCCCCCGCCATTGATGCCGGGGCCGGCGGCCTGGGAGAGAGCCTGACGTCAGCCGTCGGCAACATCCACTCCGCCGCCGACGTCATGGAAAACGAGCTGAAGGTGCTTGCCGAGAACGGCCGCGAGGTCGCCGCCAAGATCGGCCTGCTGATCGGCAAGCTCGATTTCCAGCGCGATCTCGGCGAAGTCTTTGCCCGCTGCGCCCAGGTGCTTGATGAGGCGGCCGGCACCGAGGTCGCCGATATCTCCGATCTCACCGAGGTGATAGCGCCGCTCGACCGCAAGATCTTCAAGCACTATACGATGGTTCAGGAGCGCAGCATTCATCGCGACATCATCCCGGCAAGCGAGGACAGCGCTCCTGCCCCTGCTCCCGCCGAACCTGCCAAAGTCGAAAGCGACGAGGATCTTTTCGCCGACGCGCTGTTTTAA
- a CDS encoding STAS domain-containing protein: MDTPNQYCESINLPESLSIRSVSELYSKFTDAFRVHDTITISIPESAEADLSFVQLIESSRRQAKAEGKTFKLSRPASGSVLKVLERAGFIESFDQEDSKFWLHKEV, encoded by the coding sequence TTGGATACTCCTAACCAATATTGCGAATCTATAAATTTGCCTGAATCGCTCAGTATTCGCTCGGTATCCGAACTATATTCAAAGTTTACTGATGCATTTCGCGTCCACGATACAATCACAATTAGCATTCCCGAAAGTGCGGAAGCGGATCTGAGTTTCGTTCAGCTCATCGAGTCCTCGCGCCGCCAAGCAAAAGCTGAGGGGAAGACATTCAAACTTTCTAGGCCTGCAAGCGGTTCGGTCCTGAAGGTACTTGAGCGCGCAGGTTTCATCGAATCCTTCGATCAAGAAGATTCCAAGTTTTGGTTGCATAAAGAGGTATAA
- a CDS encoding response regulator: protein MSANILTVDDSASIRLTTKVTLTNAGYSVTEAADGAEGLATAKGSRFDLIVTDLNMPVMDGLTMIEELRKLPGQAGVPIIFLTTESDADLKARAKAAGATGWLTKPFDPENLVKIVKKVLGR, encoded by the coding sequence ATGAGTGCAAACATCCTGACTGTTGACGATTCCGCCAGCATCCGCCTGACCACCAAGGTCACACTCACCAATGCCGGGTACAGCGTCACCGAGGCTGCCGACGGGGCCGAGGGCCTGGCGACGGCCAAGGGCAGCCGCTTCGATCTGATCGTGACCGATCTCAACATGCCTGTCATGGACGGGCTGACGATGATCGAGGAACTGCGGAAGCTGCCTGGGCAGGCCGGCGTTCCGATCATCTTCCTGACGACGGAGTCGGACGCCGATCTCAAGGCGCGCGCCAAGGCCGCGGGTGCGACGGGTTGGCTGACCAAGCCGTTCGATCCGGAAAATCTCGTGAAGATCGTGAAGAAGGTTCTCGGACGATGA
- a CDS encoding chemotaxis protein CheA, with translation MSTLDPVAVFRMEAAECLEAIEAGLLDLTHQLDNKDLVDAVFRGLHTLKGSGAMFGFEALAAFTHHCETAFDRVRKGEVAVTSELVAAVLAAQDHMRALVDQPDADHGDTGRKLLAQLQAAVGGKQAAPAVAPAALAAPAVVREVSAKKKNSWCIGFSLPANSMANGTNPLGLLDELRDLGECTVRANTSAIPPLGELTPTELHISWDVMLTSEQDRSAIDDVFIFVLDDMELSVEEIDTAATTVAPIEEKAAAAPVAAVAAAVPEFRPVEAVPVRREPPAAASQAKTAENVRVPAERLDELMDRVGELVIAQSRLSQLASASADIGLRSVSEEIERLSGELRDTMMVLRMVPVTTLFSRFRRLVHDLARETGKVIELVMEGESTEVDKTVIERLADPLVHLVRNSIDHGLEMPADRLAAGKTEAGTVVLSARQAGGEVIISIKDDGRGINRERVRAKAESSGLIHPGQPLSDSELLQLIFAPGFSTAAAITNLSGRGVGMDVVKKTVEALRGAIDIVSVPGQGSEVSLRIPLTLAIIDGLLVRVGSGRYVIPLSAVEECLELSLEEDLRSRGRSFISLRDSLVPFLRLRDLFRTGTKPDVHQKVVVISTGTERVGLVVDQIIGDHQTVIKSMSKLHNDVATFSGATILGDGSVALILDVGHLVAAGQQQEAQLRVAG, from the coding sequence ATGAGTACGCTCGATCCCGTTGCCGTGTTCCGCATGGAGGCTGCCGAATGCCTTGAAGCGATCGAGGCCGGTCTTCTCGACCTGACCCACCAGCTCGACAACAAGGATCTCGTCGATGCCGTGTTCCGCGGGCTCCATACGCTCAAGGGCTCCGGCGCGATGTTCGGTTTCGAGGCGCTCGCCGCCTTCACCCATCATTGTGAAACCGCTTTCGACCGCGTCCGCAAGGGCGAGGTCGCGGTGACCAGCGAACTCGTCGCCGCCGTTCTTGCCGCCCAGGACCATATGCGTGCTCTCGTCGACCAGCCGGACGCCGATCACGGCGATACCGGCCGCAAGCTTCTGGCACAGCTGCAGGCGGCCGTCGGCGGCAAGCAGGCGGCGCCTGCTGTCGCACCGGCCGCTCTCGCTGCACCTGCGGTCGTGCGGGAGGTATCGGCGAAGAAGAAAAACAGCTGGTGTATCGGCTTCAGCCTACCGGCCAATTCGATGGCCAACGGCACCAACCCGCTCGGCCTGCTGGACGAGTTGCGCGATCTCGGTGAATGCACTGTGCGCGCCAACACCTCGGCCATTCCGCCGCTCGGTGAACTCACGCCGACGGAACTCCACATTTCCTGGGACGTGATGCTGACCAGCGAGCAGGACCGCTCGGCGATCGACGACGTCTTCATCTTCGTGCTCGACGATATGGAGCTTAGCGTCGAGGAAATCGACACTGCTGCGACGACCGTAGCTCCGATCGAGGAAAAGGCCGCAGCGGCACCGGTCGCTGCGGTAGCGGCGGCCGTTCCTGAGTTTCGTCCGGTCGAGGCGGTGCCGGTCAGGCGCGAGCCGCCCGCCGCCGCCAGCCAGGCGAAGACGGCCGAGAATGTCCGCGTTCCGGCCGAGCGTCTCGACGAGCTGATGGACCGCGTCGGCGAGCTCGTCATCGCGCAATCGCGACTTAGCCAGCTGGCCAGCGCCAGCGCCGATATCGGACTGCGCTCGGTGTCGGAAGAAATCGAACGCCTCTCCGGTGAATTGCGCGATACGATGATGGTGCTGCGCATGGTGCCGGTCACCACCCTGTTCTCCCGTTTTCGCCGCCTTGTCCACGATCTCGCCCGCGAGACCGGCAAGGTGATCGAACTGGTGATGGAGGGCGAGAGCACTGAAGTCGATAAAACAGTCATTGAGCGGCTGGCCGATCCGCTGGTGCATCTGGTGCGCAATTCTATCGATCATGGCCTCGAGATGCCGGCCGACCGACTTGCCGCCGGCAAGACCGAAGCCGGCACGGTGGTCCTTTCGGCTCGCCAGGCCGGCGGCGAGGTGATTATTTCTATCAAGGACGACGGCCGCGGCATCAACCGCGAACGGGTTCGCGCCAAGGCGGAATCCTCCGGGCTTATCCACCCCGGCCAACCGCTTTCCGACTCCGAGCTGCTGCAGCTGATCTTCGCGCCCGGCTTCTCCACGGCCGCGGCGATCACCAATCTCTCCGGCCGCGGCGTCGGCATGGACGTGGTCAAGAAGACGGTCGAAGCGCTGCGCGGCGCGATCGACATCGTCAGCGTGCCGGGACAGGGTTCGGAAGTTTCGCTGCGCATCCCGCTGACGCTTGCCATCATCGACGGGCTCTTGGTGCGTGTCGGTTCCGGCCGCTACGTCATCCCGCTTTCGGCGGTCGAGGAATGCCTCGAACTGTCGCTCGAGGAGGATCTCCGCTCGCGCGGCCGCAGCTTCATCTCGCTGCGTGACAGCCTGGTGCCGTTCCTGCGCCTTCGCGACCTCTTCCGCACCGGCACCAAGCCCGACGTGCATCAGAAGGTCGTCGTCATCTCCACAGGCACGGAGCGTGTCGGCCTCGTCGTCGACCAGATCATCGGCGACCACCAGACGGTCATCAAGTCGATGTCGAAACTGCACAACGACGTCGCGACCTTTTCGGGCGCCACCATTCTCGGCGACGGTAGCGTCGCCCTCATTCTCGACGTCGGGCACCTGGTTGCCGCGGGTCAGCAGCAGGAGGCGCAATTGCGGGTAGCAGGATGA
- a CDS encoding chemotaxis protein CheW, translating to MSTKAATVERFDNHWSHAEEVEVLTFDLNGETFALEAVIVQEILDLLPETAVPGSQPFVASVINFRGKVIPLADLRLAFGMEAAEATIDSRFIVIEIDLQGERTLVGLRTDKVNEVTTLAKSASEAPPSVGMRWRADYINCLVKRGGEFIILPNLQAIFSSRHKAAGAVT from the coding sequence ATGAGTACAAAAGCAGCAACAGTCGAACGATTCGACAACCATTGGAGCCATGCCGAGGAAGTCGAGGTGCTGACCTTCGATCTCAACGGCGAGACTTTCGCCCTGGAAGCGGTCATCGTCCAGGAAATCCTGGACCTGCTTCCGGAGACCGCGGTGCCGGGAAGCCAGCCTTTCGTCGCCAGCGTCATCAACTTCCGCGGCAAGGTCATTCCGCTGGCCGACCTGCGTCTTGCCTTCGGGATGGAGGCGGCGGAGGCGACGATCGACAGCCGCTTCATCGTCATCGAGATCGATCTACAGGGCGAGCGGACGCTCGTTGGCCTCAGAACCGACAAGGTGAACGAGGTGACGACGCTTGCAAAATCCGCGAGCGAGGCGCCGCCGAGCGTCGGCATGCGCTGGCGCGCCGACTACATCAACTGCCTGGTGAAGAGGGGCGGAGAGTTCATCATTCTCCCCAATCTACAGGCAATTTTTTCATCCAGGCACAAGGCGGCGGGAGCCGTCACCTGA
- a CDS encoding methyl-accepting chemotaxis protein has protein sequence MRLTIKTKLVTAFTFIILMLVGTAAYGVLSLGSLNDTIDKLLSGPAARLDLAQQINIAQLEAIRQQKNLLTARTADETASSIAKGNQARKDFADAFGQVLALATEEGKARWARIAELSKTFNAADDQIRDYVKAGNAEGANTVSVTTARAAANDIDATLSEILTLEKQRMKAADDGAEAQYMTTRTTMVAVAAAALLIAAVTAFWIASSISKGLNRANNVVREVSEGDLTKMADITSHDEIGELLGNVNTMIERLRGVVADALSAADNVSSGSQQLSASSEQVSQGATEQAASAEEASASMEQMAANIKQNADNAAQTEKIARQSAKDAEMSGEAVTRAVDAMRTIAQKISIVQEIARQTDLLALNAAVEAARAGEHGKGFAVVASEVRKLAERSQSAAAEISSMSSDTVKAAADAGDMLGRLVPDIRKTAELVSEISAACREQDIGASQINEAIQQLDKVTQQNAGASEQMSATSEELASQAEELQASIAFFKVDTAGARRELAPAAKLAARSRGQAAPRKPAGRAPINTVAGQQARAKGFALDMSMGGPDTADDEFRESA, from the coding sequence ATGCGACTGACAATCAAGACGAAACTGGTAACGGCGTTCACCTTCATCATTCTGATGCTGGTGGGCACCGCCGCCTACGGTGTCCTCAGCCTTGGATCGCTGAACGACACGATCGATAAGCTTCTCTCCGGCCCGGCAGCCCGCCTCGATCTCGCGCAGCAGATCAACATTGCCCAGCTCGAGGCCATCCGCCAGCAGAAGAACCTGCTCACCGCCCGGACCGCGGATGAGACGGCCAGTTCGATCGCAAAGGGCAATCAGGCCCGCAAGGACTTCGCCGATGCCTTCGGCCAGGTGCTGGCGCTGGCAACGGAAGAGGGCAAGGCACGCTGGGCGCGCATCGCCGAGCTTTCCAAGACCTTCAATGCCGCCGACGATCAGATCCGCGACTATGTGAAGGCCGGCAATGCCGAAGGCGCGAATACCGTCTCCGTCACCACGGCGCGGGCCGCTGCCAACGACATCGACGCAACGCTCAGCGAAATCCTGACCCTCGAAAAGCAGCGCATGAAGGCTGCCGACGACGGCGCCGAAGCGCAGTATATGACGACACGCACGACGATGGTTGCGGTCGCCGCCGCAGCCCTGCTGATTGCCGCCGTCACCGCCTTCTGGATCGCCAGCTCGATCAGCAAGGGCCTCAACCGCGCCAACAATGTGGTGCGCGAAGTGTCGGAAGGCGATCTGACGAAGATGGCCGATATCACCAGCCATGATGAAATCGGCGAGCTTCTGGGCAACGTCAACACGATGATCGAACGCCTGCGCGGTGTCGTCGCCGACGCCCTATCGGCCGCCGACAACGTCTCTTCCGGCAGCCAGCAGCTTTCGGCAAGTTCGGAGCAGGTGTCGCAGGGCGCCACAGAACAGGCCGCTTCGGCCGAAGAGGCTTCCGCCTCGATGGAGCAAATGGCCGCCAACATCAAGCAGAATGCCGACAATGCCGCGCAGACGGAAAAGATCGCCCGCCAGTCGGCCAAAGACGCGGAGATGAGCGGTGAAGCGGTGACGCGCGCCGTCGACGCCATGCGCACGATCGCCCAGAAGATCAGCATCGTCCAGGAAATCGCCCGCCAGACCGACCTCCTGGCGCTCAACGCCGCCGTCGAAGCTGCGCGCGCCGGCGAGCACGGCAAGGGATTTGCGGTCGTCGCCTCGGAAGTGCGCAAGCTTGCCGAACGCAGCCAGTCGGCCGCCGCCGAAATCAGCTCGATGTCGAGTGATACGGTCAAGGCTGCAGCCGATGCGGGCGACATGCTCGGCCGGCTGGTGCCCGATATCCGCAAGACGGCCGAACTGGTTTCGGAAATCAGTGCGGCCTGCCGAGAACAGGATATTGGCGCTTCGCAGATCAATGAGGCGATCCAGCAGCTCGACAAGGTGACGCAGCAAAATGCCGGCGCCTCCGAGCAGATGTCGGCGACTTCGGAAGAACTCGCGAGCCAGGCCGAAGAACTGCAGGCCTCGATCGCCTTCTTCAAGGTCGATACGGCAGGGGCGCGGCGTGAGCTTGCGCCGGCTGCAAAACTCGCCGCCCGCAGCCGGGGACAGGCTGCACCGCGCAAGCCGGCCGGCAGGGCGCCGATCAATACGGTTGCCGGTCAGCAGGCTCGCGCGAAGGGATTTGCCCTCGATATGTCGATGGGTGGGCCTGATACGGCCGATGACGAATTTAGGGAAAGCGCCTAG
- a CDS encoding methyl-accepting chemotaxis protein, giving the protein MRITIKLKLAAAFGFVILLLVGSAVYGILSLGSLNDAVGNLVAGPAKRLELALEAKTAELNAVRWQKNALLEMDPEVARKDYQNAAKSMEEMLAFAAGGQQLATPEGKPTWDRLVELAKRFTNDSNKVASIQEGGDRAGAAALSAGEVRALVMELEDVFETLVTLQQKAMAQADGDTDVLYSSTRNMLIAIAIGASLIAFGAALWIALGVNGGLRKIMNVASAVAVGDLNQKVEIRSNDEIKDLVDTINVMTNNLRNTAEIANEISNGDLSVTPKPLSDKDTLGMAMLGMVNNLRATANVANQIAEGDLSIDIKPLSASDTLGIAMQSMVANLRITADIATQIANGDLMVSPKPLSAKDTLGIALEQMVERLRGVVADAISAAENVSAGSQELSASSEQVSQGASEQAASAEEASASMEEMAANIKQNADNAAQTEKIARQSAKDAEASGSAVARAVDAMRTIAQKIGIVQEIARQTDLLALNAAVEAARAGEHGKGFAVVASEVRKLAERSQSAAAEISAMSSDTVTVAQDAGDMLGRLVPDIRKTSELIAEISAACREQDIGASQINEAIQQLDKVTQQNAGASEQMSATSEELASQAEELQTSIAFFKVDRAGAGRERAPAAKVTARGRAQAAPRKPAGKALINTIAGQQARLKGFALDMSMGGPDMADDEFRESA; this is encoded by the coding sequence ATGCGTATTACGATCAAACTCAAACTCGCAGCCGCATTCGGCTTCGTCATACTGTTGCTGGTGGGCAGCGCGGTTTATGGAATCCTCAGCCTCGGCTCGCTGAACGATGCTGTCGGCAATCTCGTCGCGGGGCCTGCAAAAAGGCTGGAACTGGCTCTGGAAGCGAAGACTGCTGAGCTCAATGCCGTTCGCTGGCAGAAGAACGCGCTTCTGGAAATGGATCCTGAAGTGGCCAGGAAGGATTATCAGAACGCGGCGAAGAGCATGGAAGAAATGCTCGCCTTCGCGGCCGGCGGCCAGCAACTCGCCACTCCTGAGGGCAAGCCCACCTGGGACAGGCTGGTGGAGCTCGCCAAACGCTTTACCAACGATTCCAACAAAGTCGCTTCCATTCAGGAAGGCGGCGACCGGGCAGGTGCTGCCGCGCTTTCGGCGGGAGAGGTTCGCGCCCTCGTCATGGAACTGGAAGATGTCTTCGAAACGCTGGTCACGCTTCAGCAGAAGGCGATGGCGCAAGCCGACGGCGACACAGACGTTCTTTATAGTTCGACGAGGAACATGCTGATCGCCATTGCTATCGGCGCATCCCTTATCGCTTTCGGCGCAGCACTGTGGATCGCGCTCGGCGTCAACGGCGGCCTGCGCAAGATCATGAACGTTGCCAGCGCCGTCGCGGTCGGCGACCTGAACCAGAAGGTCGAGATCAGGAGCAACGACGAGATCAAGGACCTGGTCGATACGATCAATGTCATGACGAACAATCTCCGCAATACCGCGGAGATCGCAAACGAGATTTCGAACGGTGATCTCAGCGTCACGCCGAAGCCGCTTTCCGACAAGGATACGCTCGGCATGGCCATGCTCGGCATGGTCAACAACCTGCGGGCCACTGCCAATGTCGCCAACCAGATCGCTGAAGGTGACCTTTCCATCGATATCAAGCCGCTTTCGGCCAGCGACACGCTCGGCATCGCGATGCAGAGCATGGTTGCCAATCTTCGCATCACCGCCGACATCGCAACGCAGATCGCAAATGGCGACCTGATGGTGTCTCCGAAGCCGCTTTCAGCCAAGGACACGCTCGGCATTGCGCTCGAGCAGATGGTCGAGCGTCTGCGTGGCGTCGTCGCCGATGCGATCTCTGCCGCTGAGAACGTCTCCGCCGGCAGCCAGGAACTTTCGGCAAGCTCCGAGCAGGTATCGCAGGGCGCCAGCGAACAGGCGGCTTCGGCCGAAGAGGCTTCCGCCTCGATGGAGGAGATGGCTGCCAACATCAAGCAGAATGCCGACAATGCCGCCCAGACGGAAAAGATCGCCCGCCAGTCGGCCAAGGATGCCGAGGCGAGCGGGAGCGCGGTTGCCCGGGCTGTCGACGCCATGCGCACCATTGCCCAGAAGATCGGCATCGTCCAGGAGATCGCCCGCCAGACCGACCTCTTGGCGCTCAACGCCGCCGTCGAAGCCGCACGTGCCGGTGAACACGGCAAGGGCTTTGCAGTCGTCGCCTCGGAGGTGCGCAAGCTTGCAGAACGCAGCCAGTCGGCCGCGGCCGAAATCAGCGCCATGTCGAGCGATACGGTAACGGTCGCCCAGGACGCCGGCGACATGCTCGGCCGGCTGGTGCCCGATATCCGCAAGACGTCGGAACTCATTGCCGAGATCAGCGCCGCCTGCCGCGAGCAGGATATCGGCGCCTCGCAGATCAACGAAGCGATCCAGCAGCTCGACAAGGTGACGCAGCAGAATGCCGGCGCTTCCGAGCAGATGTCGGCAACCTCCGAGGAACTTGCCTCGCAGGCTGAGGAACTGCAGACGTCGATCGCCTTCTTCAAGGTCGATAGGGCAGGGGCAGGCCGCGAGCGTGCGCCGGCTGCAAAGGTCACCGCCCGCGGCCGGGCACAGGCAGCACCGCGCAAACCGGCCGGCAAGGCACTGATCAATACGATCGCCGGTCAGCAGGCCCGCCTGAAGGGCTTTGCCCTCGACATGTCGATGGGCGGTCCGGACATGGCCGATGACGAATTTAGGGAGAGCGCGTAG